A genomic window from Prochlorococcus sp. RS04 includes:
- a CDS encoding alpha/beta hydrolase family protein has product MSNNDKLKVKQIESKKISFKELTIIRDTIFWIDVVCESQNENAIFARPFNDKEAFPQKLTSKKYNIKNNFHGYGGKSYKCINIKNNFYLIWIDQITKAVWFQIFKEAASNDRSQNKYLVPVQEPSQLSKSIDGNFDSSFVISEKNFLYGICEINNRDYLFSLNLKKTKQDIHRIKKFKNFAAELSSNTSANLLSWIEWDSPYMPWEKNELFFAQIDLDGEIQKINKFSNKLINSKKNVSFFQPYWISETLLVCSEDSSGWWNLLFLDVSKIESIVIKKRVKRNLIEYGAPQWVTGITYFSGNIKNLFCVAKKENSLIVEQYEDLEFVKEFSTPFTSISDFSVFRKKVLFKGYGFDFLGILFEIDFAKKVLSNFSEQIFCDHIEDCSKPETFWFKGFEAKSTHSFLYKPLVENFKKPPLLVRAHSGPTSCFDGSYNSEVQYWTSKGFFVAEVNYGGSSGFGKAYRERLNHKWGIVDSYDCKALALELIKSNQVDREKVVIFGNSAGGLTALNCLLYGSIFTAAICKYPVLDLKDMHYNTHRFEKDYLNSLVGNYAKNRNDYIDRSPIKHMYKIKKPILLFHGKKDTVISYKQTLKIQEILNQNNKYSEVIFFDNEGHGFRNLENKKVVMQKSQEFLKNALNI; this is encoded by the coding sequence ATGAGTAATAATGATAAGCTAAAAGTTAAGCAAATTGAATCTAAAAAAATATCTTTTAAGGAATTAACTATTATTAGGGATACCATTTTTTGGATTGATGTTGTTTGTGAAAGTCAAAATGAAAATGCAATTTTTGCAAGACCATTTAATGATAAAGAAGCGTTTCCTCAGAAATTAACAAGTAAAAAATATAATATTAAAAATAATTTTCATGGATATGGTGGTAAATCTTATAAATGTATAAATATTAAAAATAATTTTTATTTGATATGGATAGATCAGATTACTAAGGCAGTATGGTTTCAAATTTTTAAAGAGGCAGCTTCAAATGATAGAAGCCAAAATAAATATCTCGTTCCTGTTCAAGAACCTAGTCAATTATCTAAATCAATTGATGGAAATTTTGATTCTTCTTTTGTTATTTCTGAAAAAAATTTTTTGTATGGAATTTGCGAAATAAATAATAGGGATTATTTATTTTCTTTAAATTTAAAAAAAACTAAACAAGATATTCATCGAATAAAAAAATTTAAAAATTTTGCTGCAGAATTATCTTCTAATACCTCTGCCAACTTACTTTCTTGGATAGAGTGGGATTCTCCTTATATGCCCTGGGAGAAAAATGAACTGTTTTTTGCTCAAATAGATTTAGATGGCGAGATACAAAAAATAAACAAATTTTCAAATAAGCTAATAAATTCCAAAAAAAACGTTTCTTTTTTTCAACCCTATTGGATCAGTGAAACACTTTTAGTATGTTCTGAAGATAGTTCTGGATGGTGGAACTTATTGTTTTTAGATGTTAGTAAAATTGAGAGTATTGTTATTAAGAAAAGAGTAAAGAGAAATTTGATTGAATATGGAGCACCGCAATGGGTTACTGGAATAACATATTTTTCAGGGAATATAAAAAATTTATTTTGTGTCGCAAAAAAAGAAAATAGTTTAATAGTTGAACAGTATGAAGATCTTGAATTTGTGAAAGAATTTTCTACTCCTTTTACCTCAATAAGTGATTTCAGCGTTTTTAGGAAAAAAGTTCTTTTTAAAGGTTATGGATTTGATTTTTTGGGAATTTTATTTGAAATTGATTTTGCAAAAAAAGTTTTATCAAATTTTTCTGAGCAGATATTTTGTGATCATATAGAAGATTGTTCAAAACCTGAAACATTTTGGTTTAAAGGTTTTGAAGCTAAATCTACTCATTCTTTTCTTTATAAACCGCTTGTTGAAAATTTTAAAAAGCCACCGCTTCTTGTTAGAGCACATAGTGGACCAACTTCATGTTTTGATGGTTCATATAATTCTGAAGTACAATATTGGACGTCGAAGGGATTTTTTGTTGCTGAAGTCAATTATGGAGGATCATCAGGATTTGGGAAAGCATATAGAGAGAGGTTGAATCATAAATGGGGTATTGTTGATTCTTATGATTGCAAAGCACTAGCTCTTGAATTGATTAAATCAAATCAAGTTGATAGAGAAAAAGTAGTAATTTTTGGGAATAGTGCAGGTGGGTTAACTGCCTTGAATTGTTTATTATATGGTTCAATTTTTACAGCGGCAATTTGCAAATATCCTGTTCTTGATTTGAAGGATATGCATTACAACACGCATAGGTTTGAGAAAGATTATTTAAATTCTTTGGTAGGAAATTATGCAAAAAATCGTAATGATTATATAGATAGATCGCCGATAAAACATATGTATAAAATAAAAAAACCTATCTTATTGTTTCATGGAAAAAAAGATACTGTTATTTCTTATAAACAAACTTTAAAAATTCAAGAAATTTTAAATCAGAATAATAAATATTCAGAAGTTATTTTTTTCGATAATGAAGGGCATGGTTTTAGAAACCTTGAAAATAAAAAAGTAGTAATGCAAAAATCTCAGGAATTTTTAAAAAATGCTTTGAATATTTAA
- a CDS encoding Ycf66 family protein: MVNASLNWASIVGIVLAVCGGGLYFLRSFKPALARDYDVFFAAIGLLCGGILFFQGWRLDPILQFGQFLLAGTTVFFAYESVRLRGVATDQARRSSYFDDDSISDVPRNYRGRINDDYDRFEESERPSRRFKPQEDEFEEEYTEGRSRRRSVSRAIPSAAASRSRSSTREISQFENDEPIRRRRQTSEDRNNKRPETNNFGERRNLSRDEVKTGSRPRMNRTVSRQDNNSAPGDSSPLRKKPTRSPIRQQTSTAQVEDASFKDANQVKKSSGTRRVSSSPRSSSKNQNSRYNVGTNKKKPRDNSSRFDD; this comes from the coding sequence GTGGTCAATGCTAGTCTCAATTGGGCCAGTATTGTTGGTATAGTTCTCGCGGTATGTGGAGGAGGCCTTTATTTTTTGAGGTCTTTTAAGCCTGCCTTGGCACGGGATTATGATGTTTTCTTCGCAGCAATAGGACTTTTGTGCGGAGGAATATTATTTTTTCAAGGCTGGAGGTTAGATCCTATCCTTCAGTTTGGTCAATTTTTATTAGCAGGAACTACAGTTTTTTTCGCATATGAAAGTGTGCGATTAAGGGGAGTTGCAACTGATCAAGCTAGAAGGTCAAGTTATTTTGATGATGATTCTATTTCTGATGTTCCCAGAAATTATAGGGGCCGAATTAATGACGATTATGATAGGTTTGAAGAATCTGAAAGACCATCCAGAAGATTTAAACCTCAAGAAGATGAATTTGAAGAGGAATATACGGAGGGGAGATCTCGTAGGAGGAGTGTTTCAAGAGCTATACCCTCTGCTGCAGCGAGTAGAAGTAGGTCATCTACAAGGGAAATAAGTCAGTTTGAAAATGATGAACCTATAAGAAGGAGAAGACAGACTTCTGAAGATAGAAATAATAAAAGACCAGAAACAAATAACTTTGGTGAGAGAAGAAATTTATCTCGCGACGAAGTTAAAACAGGGTCAAGACCCAGAATGAATCGCACAGTTTCTAGACAAGATAATAACTCTGCTCCTGGTGACTCTTCCCCATTAAGAAAGAAACCTACTAGATCCCCTATTAGGCAGCAAACCTCAACAGCTCAAGTAGAAGATGCTTCATTTAAAGATGCTAATCAAGTCAAAAAATCAAGTGGAACTCGTAGAGTAAGCTCTTCACCAAGATCAAGTTCAAAAAATCAAAATAGTAGATATAACGTTGGCACAAACAAGAAGAAACCTAGAGATAACAGTTCTAGATTTGATGATTAA
- a CDS encoding aminotransferase class V-fold PLP-dependent enzyme, with translation METIQNFPKITKKDFPLLNKNLRSNEQIIYLDHAATTQKPIQVLQKIDEYYKNFNANVHRGAHQLSAKATKEFENARYLISKYIKANTEKEIIFTRNATEAINLVARSWGEYSLKENDEILLSIMEHHSNIVPWQMVAAKNKCKLKFIGIDKDGKLDIDDFKSKLTSRTKMVSLVHVSNTLGCCNPIKEITKLAKQKGSLVLIDACQSLAHQKLDVIDLNIDFLAGSGHKLCGPTGIGFLWSRKEILEKIPPLFGGGEMIQDVFEETSTWAELPHKFEAGTPAIAEAIGLAEAINYINNIGLDEIHKYEKTITKYLFEKLNQIENIEIIGPSPEIDPDRASLATFYIKNIHSNDIAEILDSKGICIRSGHHCCQPLHRYIGIKSTARISMNFTTNKEEIDMFIEKLRDTIDFLKINS, from the coding sequence AAAAACCAATACAAGTATTACAAAAAATTGATGAATATTACAAAAACTTTAATGCCAATGTACATAGAGGGGCACATCAATTAAGTGCTAAGGCAACAAAAGAATTTGAAAATGCACGATATTTAATTAGCAAATATATAAAAGCGAATACAGAAAAAGAAATTATTTTCACTAGAAATGCTACTGAGGCAATCAATCTAGTAGCTAGATCATGGGGCGAATATTCATTAAAAGAAAATGATGAAATTCTTTTATCAATAATGGAGCATCATAGCAATATTGTTCCATGGCAAATGGTTGCAGCAAAAAATAAATGCAAATTAAAATTTATAGGTATAGATAAAGATGGGAAATTAGATATAGACGACTTTAAATCAAAACTTACATCTAGAACTAAAATGGTTAGCCTAGTACATGTTAGTAATACTCTAGGTTGCTGTAATCCAATAAAGGAAATAACTAAATTAGCTAAACAAAAAGGTTCTTTAGTGTTAATAGATGCATGCCAAAGTTTGGCTCATCAAAAACTGGATGTGATTGATCTTAATATAGATTTTTTAGCTGGATCAGGACATAAACTATGCGGTCCAACAGGTATTGGTTTCCTCTGGTCAAGAAAAGAAATCCTAGAAAAAATTCCTCCTCTCTTTGGAGGTGGCGAAATGATTCAAGATGTTTTTGAAGAGACAAGTACTTGGGCAGAGCTACCACACAAATTTGAAGCTGGAACTCCAGCCATTGCAGAAGCAATAGGTCTTGCAGAAGCAATTAATTATATAAACAATATTGGATTGGATGAAATTCATAAATATGAAAAGACTATTACTAAATATTTATTTGAAAAATTAAATCAAATAGAAAATATTGAAATCATAGGTCCATCGCCGGAGATAGATCCAGACAGGGCCTCACTTGCCACCTTTTATATAAAAAATATACATTCAAATGATATTGCTGAAATTCTTGATTCAAAAGGAATTTGCATCAGAAGTGGTCACCATTGCTGTCAACCTCTTCACAGATATATTGGAATTAAATCAACAGCAAGAATAAGCATGAATTTCACAACCAATAAGGAAGAAATTGATATGTTTATAGAAAAATTAAGAGATACTATTGATTTTCTAAAAATCAATTCTTAA
- a CDS encoding chlorophyll a/b-binding protein: MNSKEDHTNSEVTNLEDESFIDQQKDPNYISEQTGENKLDEKSIEINDEYKFGWSSYSEITNGRFAMIGFLAIVLIELFSKQSFLKWAGIF, translated from the coding sequence ATGAATTCTAAAGAAGATCATACTAACTCAGAAGTCACTAATTTAGAGGATGAGAGTTTTATAGACCAGCAGAAAGATCCAAATTACATCAGTGAACAAACTGGAGAAAATAAATTAGATGAAAAATCTATAGAAATTAATGATGAATATAAATTTGGGTGGAGTAGTTATTCTGAAATAACTAATGGAAGATTTGCAATGATTGGCTTCCTTGCAATAGTATTGATTGAATTATTTAGTAAACAATCGTTTTTAAAATGGGCAGGAATCTTTTAA
- a CDS encoding glycosyl transferase produces the protein MYSALTAMKKKSVAVVIISNGPGELTTWVNPVVEELNKIKKTVCDDDKHDFTLRLVLVPCPNATGKEFLVANSWNKFELITKSKSFWKLLINPHSFANWPKKGLVIFLGGDQFWGILLAKRLGYLNITYAEWVSRWPKWSNEIAAMNIKVKELIPKRYKYKCKVIGDLMADIKLNSEISLRNKEKHYIALLPGSKKAKLSVGIPFFLEVADHIAEENQDINFIIPIAPTTDKSEYLFFQSNKNPIAKYYSSKIKTIKNFKSSRFDYVIETSKNTKIYLIKKHPCYEILKECDLAITTVGANTAELAAISLPMLVVLPTQHLNMMNAWDGIFGVIGKISFINRFLTFIIKNFYFKKKKFFAWPNIKAKKMIVPERIGNISPIKIAREVLSLIQNRDQLKNIRDNLHKERGDKGASKKLASMIVNSIKKL, from the coding sequence ATGTATTCTGCTTTAACTGCAATGAAAAAAAAATCAGTTGCAGTAGTTATAATTTCCAATGGTCCTGGTGAATTAACTACATGGGTAAATCCTGTAGTGGAAGAGCTTAACAAAATAAAAAAAACAGTATGTGATGACGATAAACACGATTTCACTCTTAGGTTAGTCCTTGTTCCTTGCCCAAATGCCACTGGCAAAGAATTTTTAGTTGCAAATTCATGGAATAAATTCGAATTAATTACAAAATCCAAAAGTTTTTGGAAATTATTAATAAATCCACATTCTTTTGCAAATTGGCCAAAAAAAGGGTTAGTTATTTTCCTTGGTGGGGATCAATTTTGGGGTATTTTATTAGCGAAAAGATTAGGTTATCTAAATATCACATATGCTGAATGGGTTTCGCGATGGCCTAAATGGAGCAACGAAATTGCTGCCATGAATATAAAAGTAAAAGAGTTAATACCTAAAAGATACAAATATAAGTGTAAAGTCATTGGCGATTTGATGGCAGATATCAAACTTAATAGCGAAATATCATTAAGAAATAAAGAAAAACACTACATTGCATTGTTGCCTGGTTCTAAGAAAGCAAAGCTTTCTGTTGGAATCCCTTTCTTCCTAGAAGTTGCAGATCATATCGCAGAAGAAAATCAAGATATAAATTTTATAATTCCCATTGCACCAACTACTGATAAAAGTGAATATTTATTTTTTCAAAGCAACAAAAATCCAATTGCTAAATATTACTCATCAAAAATCAAAACAATTAAAAACTTCAAATCCTCTCGTTTTGATTATGTAATTGAAACATCAAAAAATACAAAGATTTATCTAATCAAGAAACATCCTTGTTATGAAATATTGAAAGAATGTGATCTTGCAATTACAACTGTAGGAGCAAATACAGCAGAATTAGCAGCAATTAGTCTTCCAATGTTAGTTGTTCTGCCAACTCAACATTTAAATATGATGAATGCATGGGATGGAATTTTTGGAGTAATTGGAAAAATTTCATTCATAAATAGATTCCTAACTTTTATAATCAAAAATTTTTATTTTAAAAAAAAGAAGTTTTTTGCTTGGCCAAATATTAAAGCTAAAAAAATGATTGTCCCTGAAAGGATAGGTAATATTTCGCCAATAAAAATTGCAAGAGAAGTATTATCTCTTATTCAAAATAGAGATCAATTAAAAAATATTAGGGATAATCTACACAAAGAAAGAGGCGATAAAGGTGCTTCAAAAAAACTTGCTTCTATGATTGTTAATTCAATAAAAAAACTTTAA
- the def gene encoding peptide deformylase — MANHFSQLAKKSRTNGSSEKIAKEQTGKPSLEIYKLGDDVLRQNAKRITKVDESIRKLVREMLQSMYAAKGIGLAAPQIGINKELLVIDVNFEDSAAEPLILINPEITDFGTTLNSYEEGCLSIPGVYLNVVRPSTIKLKFRDEMGRPRKMKADGLLARCIQHEMDHLNGILFVDRVTSKDDLNKELIKEGFNEKDVISIN; from the coding sequence GTGGCAAACCATTTTTCACAACTTGCAAAAAAGTCAAGAACGAATGGAAGCTCGGAAAAAATTGCAAAAGAACAAACAGGTAAGCCATCTTTAGAAATTTATAAACTTGGTGATGATGTATTAAGACAAAATGCCAAAAGAATAACTAAGGTTGATGAATCGATTAGAAAACTTGTTAGAGAAATGCTTCAAAGCATGTATGCAGCTAAAGGAATTGGACTTGCCGCACCACAAATTGGCATCAACAAAGAGCTTCTTGTCATAGATGTAAATTTTGAAGATTCAGCAGCAGAACCTCTAATATTAATCAATCCAGAAATTACAGACTTTGGAACAACTCTTAATTCATACGAAGAAGGCTGCTTGAGTATACCTGGCGTCTATTTGAATGTTGTTCGACCATCAACTATCAAATTAAAATTTAGAGATGAAATGGGGAGACCTCGTAAAATGAAAGCAGATGGACTCCTGGCGAGGTGTATTCAACACGAAATGGATCACTTAAACGGAATATTATTTGTTGATAGAGTTACATCAAAAGATGATTTAAACAAAGAACTTATAAAGGAAGGGTTTAACGAAAAAGACGTAATTTCTATTAATTAA
- a CDS encoding ABC transporter ATP-binding protein/permease yields the protein MNKAVNNKSKILYQLQKLRKLSQPFFLPIDQCNGFQFIWLLISLLFCVGGIVLVGLTGIISFFESFQPIFLEKYFGGVVSTVNSIWAGSWGLLFSALFLIGSGSFFSLRRQLKNRRWLHWLFLAIIVLMLLAVNGINAGIGFIARDLTNALVEKQEDGFYRILGIYACCFAVALPIRVSQIFFTYKLGIIWREWLSKSLVKDYMTNKAYYQLNPNDEEQTDVDNPDQRITDDTRAFTGQSLSFTLGIFDALLTFSLNILILWSISTTLTFSLFGYAAFATSILLIAGKNLVKIDFDQLRYEADFRYGLVHIRDNAESIAFYSGENPERSETERRLGEVVRNFNLLIIWRVIIDVMRRSINYAGNFFPYLIMAIPYFKGDIDYGRFIQASFAFGMVEGSLFFIVNQIEELAKFTAGIGRLEGFQSKVESISQTNPTSNQNVISDYPSILINNADLCPPGSNKTIIKNLNLSIDNNQSLLVVGPSGCGKTSLLRMISGLWEPDQGIIKKPKIGELLFIPQKPYMLLGSLREQLCYPTEVKKFSDEHLTSVLHEVNLKTLVDRYPNLDIKQDWPRILSLGEQQRLAFARLLLNSPRFAVLDEATSALDINTEKKLYSLLKKRELSLISVGHRPSLKDFHENILELNGQGEWKLLTSDKYNFKD from the coding sequence ATGAATAAAGCAGTTAATAATAAATCCAAAATACTATACCAATTACAAAAATTAAGGAAGCTATCTCAGCCTTTTTTTCTTCCCATAGACCAATGTAATGGGTTTCAATTCATATGGCTTTTGATTTCTCTTTTATTTTGCGTTGGTGGAATAGTACTTGTTGGACTTACAGGAATAATAAGTTTTTTTGAAAGCTTTCAACCAATTTTTCTTGAAAAGTATTTCGGAGGTGTAGTAAGTACCGTCAATTCAATTTGGGCTGGTAGCTGGGGATTGCTTTTCTCTGCCTTATTTCTAATTGGATCAGGGAGCTTTTTTAGCTTAAGGCGTCAATTAAAAAATCGTAGATGGTTACATTGGTTATTCCTTGCGATAATTGTATTAATGCTTTTAGCTGTAAACGGAATAAACGCAGGTATTGGATTCATTGCGAGAGATTTAACAAATGCTTTAGTAGAAAAACAAGAAGATGGGTTTTATCGGATTTTGGGAATTTACGCTTGTTGTTTTGCTGTGGCTCTACCAATACGTGTTTCCCAAATATTTTTTACATATAAGTTAGGAATAATTTGGAGAGAATGGCTATCTAAAAGTTTAGTCAAAGATTATATGACTAATAAAGCTTATTACCAATTAAATCCCAATGATGAAGAACAAACCGATGTAGATAATCCTGATCAAAGAATCACAGATGATACCCGAGCTTTTACCGGGCAAAGCCTCTCTTTCACATTAGGTATTTTTGATGCCCTACTAACATTTTCACTTAATATTCTTATTTTATGGAGTATTAGTACAACACTTACTTTTTCTTTGTTTGGTTACGCTGCATTTGCAACTTCTATCCTTTTAATTGCTGGAAAAAATCTTGTAAAGATTGACTTTGATCAACTCAGATATGAAGCAGATTTTCGATATGGTCTAGTACATATTAGAGATAATGCTGAATCAATAGCCTTTTACTCTGGGGAGAATCCTGAGCGAAGTGAAACTGAAAGACGTTTGGGAGAAGTGGTGCGAAACTTTAATTTACTGATTATATGGAGAGTAATAATAGACGTCATGAGAAGATCCATTAATTATGCTGGAAATTTCTTTCCATATTTAATAATGGCAATCCCTTACTTTAAAGGTGATATTGATTATGGACGCTTTATTCAGGCAAGCTTTGCATTTGGAATGGTTGAAGGTTCGTTATTTTTCATTGTTAATCAAATCGAAGAACTTGCAAAATTTACTGCTGGTATTGGCAGATTAGAAGGATTCCAATCAAAAGTTGAATCAATTAGTCAAACCAACCCAACAAGCAATCAAAACGTTATTTCTGATTACCCCTCAATTCTTATCAATAATGCTGACCTTTGCCCACCAGGATCAAATAAAACAATAATTAAAAATTTAAATTTGAGCATCGACAATAACCAATCACTTTTGGTTGTAGGACCATCTGGGTGCGGAAAAACATCTTTACTAAGAATGATTAGTGGTTTATGGGAACCCGATCAGGGAATAATTAAAAAACCAAAAATTGGGGAATTATTATTCATACCTCAAAAACCATATATGTTACTTGGTTCTTTAAGGGAACAATTATGTTATCCCACAGAAGTTAAGAAATTTAGTGATGAACATCTTACTTCTGTACTTCATGAAGTAAATTTAAAAACCTTAGTTGATCGGTATCCTAATCTTGATATCAAGCAAGATTGGCCAAGAATTCTTTCCCTAGGCGAGCAACAAAGACTGGCTTTTGCGAGACTTTTACTAAATTCTCCAAGATTTGCAGTACTTGATGAAGCAACAAGTGCTTTAGATATTAATACTGAAAAAAAATTATATAGTTTATTAAAGAAACGAGAACTTTCTCTTATTAGTGTTGGGCACAGGCCTAGCTTAAAAGACTTTCACGAGAATATTTTAGAATTAAATGGACAAGGAGAATGGAAATTATTGACTTCGGATAAGTATAATTTTAAGGATTAA
- the accC gene encoding acetyl-CoA carboxylase biotin carboxylase subunit, with amino-acid sequence MVEKVLIANRGEIALRIVRSCRELGIATVAVFSTVDKKALHVQLADEAVCVGDSLSNKSYLNIPNILAAATSRGVDAIHPGYGFLAENDKFAEMCNDHGIVFIGPSPKAIRSMGDKSTAKETMEAVGVPTVPGSQGLLSNVDEAYKLADEIGYPVIIKATAGGGGRGMRLVENSDNLEKMFKAAQGEAEAAFGNDGLYMEKFIKKPRHVEIQILADRSGNVVHLGERDCSVQRRHQKLLEESPSPAINTELRKKMGNAAIAAAKSIGYEGAGTVEFLVDDDNNFYFMEMNTRIQVEHPVTEMVTGVDLIAEQIKIASGAKLEFNQDDIHLNGHAIECRINAEDPSHNFRPSPGKITGWLPPGGPGVRVDSHVYTGYEIPPFYDSLIGKLIVWGKDRNTAIKRMNRALNECAVTGIPTTINFHLTLLNKSKFKQGKIHTKYVEEELLPNY; translated from the coding sequence ATGGTTGAAAAAGTTTTAATTGCTAATCGTGGAGAAATAGCTTTACGAATTGTCAGAAGTTGTAGAGAACTGGGTATTGCAACTGTTGCAGTTTTTAGCACTGTAGATAAAAAAGCATTGCATGTTCAGCTTGCCGATGAGGCGGTTTGTGTCGGAGATTCATTAAGTAATAAGAGTTACTTAAATATTCCAAATATACTTGCTGCTGCTACATCCAGAGGAGTTGATGCTATTCATCCTGGTTATGGATTTCTTGCGGAAAATGATAAATTTGCTGAGATGTGTAATGATCACGGCATAGTTTTTATTGGCCCATCTCCTAAAGCTATTAGATCTATGGGAGATAAATCTACAGCTAAAGAAACTATGGAAGCAGTTGGAGTTCCAACTGTACCTGGTAGTCAAGGCTTGTTATCAAACGTTGATGAGGCTTATAAATTGGCAGATGAAATAGGCTATCCGGTAATTATTAAAGCGACTGCTGGAGGAGGTGGAAGAGGCATGAGGTTGGTTGAAAACTCAGATAATCTCGAAAAAATGTTTAAAGCAGCTCAAGGAGAAGCAGAAGCAGCTTTTGGTAATGATGGGTTATATATGGAGAAATTTATAAAGAAGCCTAGACATGTAGAAATTCAAATTTTGGCCGACAGGTCGGGTAATGTTGTTCATTTAGGAGAGCGAGATTGTTCTGTTCAAAGAAGGCATCAGAAGTTACTAGAAGAATCTCCTAGTCCTGCAATTAACACTGAGCTTAGAAAAAAAATGGGGAACGCAGCTATTGCAGCTGCAAAAAGTATCGGCTACGAAGGAGCGGGGACAGTTGAATTTTTAGTTGATGATGATAATAATTTTTATTTTATGGAAATGAATACTAGGATTCAAGTTGAACATCCTGTAACTGAAATGGTTACAGGAGTTGATTTAATAGCTGAGCAAATTAAAATCGCAAGCGGAGCAAAATTGGAATTTAATCAGGACGACATCCATTTAAACGGTCACGCTATTGAATGTAGAATCAATGCTGAAGATCCTTCTCACAATTTCCGACCATCACCGGGAAAAATAACTGGATGGCTTCCTCCTGGTGGCCCCGGTGTAAGGGTAGATAGTCATGTTTATACAGGCTATGAAATACCTCCTTTCTATGACTCATTAATTGGTAAACTGATAGTCTGGGGAAAAGATCGTAATACTGCAATTAAACGTATGAATAGGGCTTTAAATGAATGTGCAGTAACAGGTATCCCTACAACAATCAACTTTCATCTAACTTTACTGAATAAATCTAAATTTAAGCAGGGTAAGATACATACTAAATATGTAGAGGAAGAATTATTGCCAAATTACTGA
- a CDS encoding histidine triad nucleotide-binding protein translates to MTETTIFQKIINEEIPCDKLYEDKFCIAFNDIQAQAPVHFLVIPKKPIISLLNCFEEDANLLGHLLFVGSKIAKSKNLTNWRTVINTGAESGQTVFHLHIHFLSGRKMNWPPG, encoded by the coding sequence ATGACCGAAACTACAATTTTTCAAAAAATAATTAATGAAGAAATACCCTGCGATAAGCTTTATGAAGATAAGTTTTGTATCGCGTTTAATGATATCCAAGCGCAAGCACCAGTACATTTTTTAGTGATCCCAAAAAAGCCGATTATTAGTTTATTAAATTGTTTTGAAGAAGATGCAAATTTATTAGGGCATTTACTTTTTGTTGGTAGCAAAATAGCTAAATCAAAAAATTTAACTAATTGGAGAACAGTAATTAATACTGGAGCAGAATCGGGACAAACAGTTTTTCATTTACATATTCATTTTTTATCTGGAAGAAAAATGAATTGGCCCCCAGGTTAA
- the psbX gene encoding photosystem II reaction center X protein, with product MLQISNLLLAADFSAEVANNSAVGMLGSFIAAALLIVIPATAFLIFVSQKDSLDRTSTGRR from the coding sequence GTGCTTCAAATCTCAAATTTATTACTAGCCGCAGATTTTTCTGCTGAAGTTGCAAATAATTCCGCAGTTGGAATGCTAGGTAGTTTTATTGCCGCTGCATTACTTATCGTTATTCCAGCCACTGCATTTTTGATTTTTGTTAGCCAGAAAGATTCCCTCGATCGCACTTCTACTGGAAGACGCTAG
- a CDS encoding YggT family protein codes for MLVNSLQILDISLGISLSYLTIVFLVRLILTWYPKIDLSKGLWLLISIPSSSILNLTRKLIPPIGGVDVGPVIWIGVISFLREILVGQQGLIKLALHTHIS; via the coding sequence TTGCTTGTAAACTCTCTTCAAATATTAGATATTAGTTTAGGAATTTCTCTTTCATATCTGACTATAGTTTTTCTAGTAAGATTAATACTTACTTGGTACCCAAAAATTGATTTAAGTAAAGGGTTATGGTTATTAATTTCAATACCATCAAGCTCTATTCTTAATTTAACCAGAAAACTAATTCCTCCAATTGGAGGCGTTGATGTTGGACCCGTAATTTGGATCGGAGTTATAAGCTTTTTAAGAGAAATTTTAGTCGGTCAGCAAGGGCTTATAAAACTTGCATTACATACACATATTTCATAG